The nucleotide sequence ACATAACAATAAATAGTAATACGGTTCTGCTTGTGGATTTCCATTTGccccctttttaaattttaattgtaccCTGTAAACagctttttcctttttaaaaaaaaagggcagAAATCTAATCTGAATGGAACTCATTATTcagtatttgtcatttttgtgtgcatATGCATCAGACAGTCAGTGAATGAGTAACAAATAAAGCTTAGGCTGAGTAGTACATGTCCACCGATGTTTATACTCATTCTGAAGAAGaggaatataaaaacaacaacaaaaaacagtcatTTAAGGGACCGATGGTGATGTATGTTCTCTAGGTCCAACACTAACAGATCTGAAGTGATCAACTAATACAGcaacagtagccacgcccaccacaACAGAGACGActaatcggatcacagcttcagcagAACCACAACAATGAGTAGGGTctgagggaagaaaaaaaaagtaagacaaAGCTTTCCATTttagcaagattttttttcctcaggctTTGGTAACTGCAGATGAGCTCAGTTGATTAACAATAACATCACTGCTGAAGTACCTGCACATATTTGGCTGTAAACTTTGAAAGTGCATCATTGTTAaaagtcagtttttcaaaatttaggaATAAAATAGCCTATACTGAAGATTAGCGTCTAAGTTAATAGACATGGATTAAATGCCACAAAACAGAACAAGTGCCAGTTAAAGAATAACAGAACATTTAATACCTGCGCATGGCTGACacagttgagtgatgtccagatgtgtggtctggtttctgatgggattgttgagcacacagctgtaggtgtttttctcctgatattccacctccagaggtagagagagactgatgctgagatcagacacactgatgctggacaataaactgtttcctttgtaccaggagagagtcacagcactcacattcacagctgaacacagcagtgaacatctgGACACTGATGATCCTGATGATGAACATTGTGAAGAGTCTCTTGTGATGTTGGGAACAGGCAAACGAGctggaaaacatgacagaataaccaGGAAGttggcaaaaaatatattattatatatttatccaaaaataaagatgtaaacaTGCTGAATTAGTGTTCTTAAAGTTGCTATTCGGATAagatttcctttcattttctgtTTGCAGCACAATTACAGAACTAATTCATTCTTCAAGGTGTTGAACTGTGATGGATTTCTAGGTTGAAGGATGGCAATTTAAAGGAATTGAATCTGAATAGAAGAATTCAGActctgaaacatgaaaaaaagaaaagcaaaaaatgaAGACTAAATccagaactgtggcaacgtctccaagacaCTTGAACacggggaagttgtggcctagtggttagaaagtttgactcctaaccctaaggttgtaggtttgagtcttgggctggcaatacacaacttaggtgcccttgcgcaaggcactgaacccccaactgctccccgggcgccacagcatatatggctgcccactgctccgggtgtgtgtgctcactgctgtgtgtgtgcactttggatgggttaaatgcagagcacgaattctgagtatgcaGACAGGGACGTTTCAGTTTGTTTTCAGATTGTATCTAATTGTTTCAGAGAGTACATCACAGGTGCACTGTGGTTAATGATACACAATTTTCCATGAGGTTTCTCTCTCTAGGCTACCCTGTTCTGCCAGTATAGATGGTGATAAGTGagtttatgagtgagtcattcactCTGAATCTCCACCCTTAACCTGCAGTTTCACCTGACTCATACATTATCCAACGTTTCTAGTCAAAGGGACTCTTTTCTCAGAAATGACCCAGCTCCACAGTTATCAATATctagcaatattattattattattattaatttttttatatatatatatatatacatatacaaacagaaaaaaataaataaaaataggaaacaaCAACGCAGTGAGGGTGTTTctaatataaaagaaagaaaaagaatcaaCATTGCAGCGAAATCataactaatatattaataaagaaGCAAAAGTTGAGGTACAAGTGCATctgacaaataaagtaaaaatgtagcTAGGCCATAAGTCAATACATAGACAttctatttgagcaaaataaaatatCCTGTTTCAGAAGTAGGGGCTTAATAAAGAAGCAAAAGTTGAGGTACAAGTGCATCTGACAAATTGACAacagttttaataaaaagttGAGGTACAAGTGCATCTGACAAATTGACAACAGTTTTAATACCTGAGTGAAATATGACAATATGAAACCACAAAGCTTACACAAACAGCTTTGGTGAAAGGCTGTATTGAAAAGCTTCAGATAAAAGattatattattgattatatCAATGTCTTAGTAAGTTACTGAACCTGTGGCCAACAAAGAGCGGCTCTGCCAAATGAGCTCTGCCAAAAATGTGGTTTTGAGTGCAGGCGTGACTCTGGTTAGTTGGTTAGTTTCAGCGTAgggctgaaaccctattgtactTGTTAGAATGGACAAAGATCAGCAATCTCAGTAAAACTGATCTTGGAGACCAAACCGTAAGTCGTAGAGACTTTAAGTTAAGTTAATCGATTTTTTATGgattctgtcaactcaaatctgcagactggctctaaTCTTTGGCAGCTAGCATCAACTTCAAGTTGACATCCTTTTTAAATCTGTggaaaatgggggcaaaaatcATGTAGTGTAGTATTCCAGGCTTTAGAAAAAATGTTCAAGTTGACATCCTTTTAAAAATAGGTTTCATAATGAAGCTAGTTTATAAATGtgttcaaataaaacattcaaaaaatgttttatttgattttgaatgtTACTTAGCTGAACATGGACTAGTCTAGATGTTGCAATGTGCTTAGATTGCactttattatgaatatataactgATCAACTTTAATGCCTTGTTGCttgatttttgtgttgttgttttgtgattgactttgtaccttcatagttttgtgtgagagattaatattttattttaacataacttttttgTACTGAAACCAATATCTTGTGTACTAAAAATTTCTCAATATAGATTTTGGTGAGCTTAATAGGTAAGTTTACCCTAAATGGATATTCACATCATATAATAGAACGTATTATTCCAGATAACTTTGGCTCTAGAatcactgctgtcaatcaaatcattGGTTAAATGATCAAGAAGATACTATAACTAACTAGTCCTAGGGTTTTCACTCActctgaaaaagaagaagaagaaaaaaaaaacactacagcacaattctctggactctaagtcaataattatatataaaataaaagtgttgaaATTTACCCTTTGTGAATCTATAACGgttgtttagaaaataaaaaaaattacccaaaatCCTATAAAGCCTTCAAACTTCAAAAAACCTATTGAGCACATGCCACAGGTAATTCTTAACAAGCCTGCAAAGTTTTAAGCacaactatatttatatatattgtaaaagccGCTGGCAAAGAATCCACAGGATTAATAAACTCGGCTCGTCTGCTGCTGCTCTcctgaaaatgaactgagcttgTGTTGCTGCGTATCGGTGaagtacagaagggatgaaaggggaATTCAGCGCCTcccaaacattcaaaacaaatattaaagcataatttcattttttttttccataaaaaaaaaaaaaaaaaaaaatctgcataattttgtttctttaacaaaacgaaaatcaaactgtttctcatttctctttatttatttttaagcagaaaatcaaatgaccaaaatatGCATGGACCGTGAAGAAGTCTGTTGTAAATCtttgaaaatttattaaaaatagaaaacgaAGAAATCGCATGTACTtaagtattcacagcctttgcTTTGGATTGTATCAAGGCACATATCTGAGGAAGGACACAGAAAACTTTATGCAGCATTGACGGTCCCAATGAGCACAATGACCATCATCCACAAATGGAATAAGATTGGAACCAcaaggactcttcctagagcggGCCGCCTtgccaaactgagcaattgattTTGAAGGGCCTTGTCTAGAGTGGTGATCAGGAACCTGATGGTctctctagttgagctccatgatcaaatgtggagataggagaaatctacagaaggacaaacatcactgcagcaCTCCACCGATCTGGTATTTGTGGAGGTGTGGTCAAACTcaagcctctcctcagtgaagacacatgaaaatacacttggaatttgcaaaaaaaaaaaaaaaaaatactctcagACTGtaagaaacaagattctctggcgTGATGAACTTTAATTCCAAGCATAAAGTTTGAATGagaccagctctgctcatcacctgcagagtaccatcccaaaagtaaagtgtgctcatagcagcctcatgctgtggggctgttttttagactcatcagagtagaagaaaagctcattgcaccaaaatattaagatagccttaatgaaaacccagtccagagcattcagaacatCAGACTGGGCAGATGGCTtatcttccaacaggacaatgaccctaaccACATAgaaagagtggcttatagacaactctgtgaatgtcatTGAGTGGCCCAGCTAGAGCCTGGGAGTGAacacaatcaaatatttctggagaaacctgaaaatgtgcttctgcccccatccaacctaaCATAGCATGAAATGTGAGGAGATGAAGAGAAGAATGGCGGATAATTGCCAAATACTTATGTGCAAAGTTTGTTTCATCATACTCAAAAAGACTTGAGgccaaaggtgtttttttttttgtttgtttgtttgcttttttttaatttgcagagATTTCAAACAAACCTCTTTCACGTTGTCATTATGAggtattgtttgtagaattttgaggcaaataatgaatttaatcctTTTTTTGGAATAAAGCTGCAGcataacaaaatgtggaaaaagcgAAGCACTGTGAATACTTTCGGGAtgcactgtatatttatttatttttatttttatcacataTGCTGTTGGACCAAACTGGAATACAAAAACTGTATTTGCTGTCATCTCATACAGTATTTCTCAAACTATGACAAATTTCACTTTTGAACCCCGGAAGTGtgaaagattagattagattagattatttgGATCTGATGATGATGTAATGTTAAACCTATGAAATTggctaaaaaaacaacaagaacattCTGCTCCATAGTGCGCACACAGTGCCGTAACCACCATTTTTGGCAGTATCTCACTTGTCAGCATTTAGAGCTGTAAGCCATGTTCGTTTTCACAAGTCAGTCTGCAATACATTCAACCCCAGACAAtgcggatatatatatatatatatatatatatatatatatatatatatatatatatatatatatatatatatatatattataattatatatccaATATAATTATGTTGCATAATGTGGGTCTCAAGACTGATTTATACTTATACATATAAAGTGTTtatgttttagagaataaaacactgaaattgtATGAGACCTCACCACCAAAGATGGTTAAATTAATGTACTCACCACAGACAATAACTCTGAACCTCTTGTCTGAAGTCCCTCCATTACTGATGATGGTTATTTTGTAAAGTCCAGAGTGTTGTATTCCGATGTTTTTGATGGTAAGAGACCCAGTTTGAATATTCATCTCCAGTCTGTCAATGAATCTCTCATTAATGTCATATGTTGGCATGTTCTGCTTGTAGATTTCAGCAATACGAGAGTTTTCAGGTCCGAATCTCCACAGTATCTGATCCTCTCTCTTTATTGCATAAACATCAGCATGTAGGGTGACAGAATCGTCCTCCATCACTGATATCGTATCATCGGCATCGGAACTAGTACCAAACACACCTAAAAGATTATGCAGACAAATAACATTCATGCACAAATTGAAAACTTACACAAAGGTAGCTTTGGAGCACTGACTGCAAGCGTAAAACTAGTTATTTTTCTATTGTGTTTAAAAAGACCCACAAAGAATCCAACAGGAAATGGTTTCACTCTTCGTATGAAAAGCCTTACAATGTTTACAACACAGGTTTATCTAAGTTCAACAAAAAGTGGAACTCACACTCATAATAGCAGATTTCttacaaaagaaaatagaaaaaaatgcaaagtatttcGATTATCTGTTAATCACCTTCATCGaccaaaaagaaaatatatgtataagtaataatataatgatagTAAATATGATAATAAAGTCTCACACTGTAAAGAGATCAAAAGCAAGCTGAAACTCCACATGGACATTTTTGTAAGACTGGTGAGATACTGTTGAGCTGCGTGGCTTCAGCAGAGCACATTCAGCCAGTGAATGGAAAAACTTGTTACATGAAATCATGATGAGATCAGACTCAGACCACAGTGGGTGTTACTTCAACAACCTCTGACATACTTAAACTGAAGGCCATAAACTCCTTTGAGCAACATTGATTTTCCTTCTATCCGTTTTCAAATAGCattcaaaaagtaattttttttataacagagaTATATTAAAAATCAACAATACATAATTCtgttgatatttaaatattatgttttaattttagcatGTTGTTTTAGCATAATGTTTTGCACCTGTTTATTTGGGTCTGAATAGTTGCTGAAGGATATATGTGCCACCATTGTGGTTAGAGGTTCTCGTCGTCCTTCTGACCACAAGTGAAACAACAGACACAGTTTCCATCAGACACTTTGTAGAGTTTTCTTAGCTCTTTGGATTGAACACTTTATACAGTATTCATGGCTGACTTTGTTTAGGTTTTAAGAAACctttattatcaatgtgaatATGCACATTTATAACTGTGACAAACAACAAAGGCCTGGAATACCAAACAGATTGTTAACAACTAAACCaccattaatattttgtttgtttttgcataagACTGGAAGAAACACTTTGATTGTATCTCTGTTCAAATATTTATGACAATGTTCAGACTTGTACAGAAGGTAATGTTGCCTTTGTGATTTTTTCAGCTGTCACTACTTCCGTGTGGCATGTTGCATGGGTGTGACGTGCTAGATGATaaatgtgagcttcagtgtaattGTTTTGGTTTATAAGTTATAGATCTTGCTCAGACACAATTCCAGAAACAAatcactgaatgtgtttttaaaagtgagtgagggtgctctagtaaAGTAGAGATGTATAGAGAGATTCACAAGTCATTACtaattacaaataattgcaacagcttttcaaaaaaatattttgaggacTACGTCACTATGCGAgcagatttgcataacactgcccaaatgttcaaacaaggaaagaaggcataacttttattctcagtgtagtattgttgttgccatgttgtggagacactgtttgttttcacaactagaaatcagtgcaGGAGGTTACCTTCTTATCACAGAAGCTTTACTGACGAGACCAGAgggaggacacaactagaaatcagtgcaGGAGGTTACCTTCTTATCACAgaagctttactgacgagatgcgaaTGAAAATCGCATTAGATTTATTGCCTAGCCCTATAAATACCTTTGATCTAGATCATCATGTAAATGTCCTTACCCTTGAGGGTGGTCATACTCTTGATCTTGTGTTATCATATGGAATTTCTCTTTATGATCTAGTGGACAATGGGTTTTCTGATCATAAATGTGTTATGTTTTCTATTCCTATATCATCAAACTCTTTGCAACTAAACTAAATCACGATGAATTAACTCTGTTACTAGTATAGTTTTTTCATCAGATTTCTGCAATACTATGCACTTCCATGTTTTCCTTATTTAGAGAcggttacatgagtagttacacAAGTAAATgtggtgacacaaaataaacagtgGCGATTTCCTAAGCGGAGTGATGATATTTCTGCACCGAGGTCAAAGTGCTGCGAATTGCTCTTCCGCCATACATTATAGACGGTTTCaatggcaacaacataaacaaacgttaatGCGCATGcacgcttttgtggccctaacttaacttccggtagacttccaaatagaatcaataacaacagccaagtccctctagagtagatattttttgataacaaacaaaatatgtttgctgcgtaaaTCAGGTGGACTTAATGAAagtgcaaattcattctttgccagcagGAGATGCTTTAAAGCACGAGAaatagaggtttccccagtaaaagctgtaaacaaagcagagctacgctgctttatcaggcatataacatgcaagtcttccttcagaaatacagttatataaaaacacctgtgcctcgttttgatatttaaacatataaatgttaggaattattattattatttttaaccgtgcagtacgtgctcatgtttattcaacgaagccttttggaaaatcgttTAGTTTTAAAATCGTGGCAAGtctccacaaataaataaatgtatgggaaacacatcccacagcacaacatcaccttaactttaacagCGTTTGTAGACGGCACCGCAGCCAGACCGATATATACACAACAGACCAGCGGTTAACTTAGGGCCAGGTGCGTTGCCCGATGAAACCGTCTATAGTCATAATTTTTATCCACTTAGTGACTGAACAACAGTCTAGTTCTTTTTCTCCCTACCCCAGgagaaatgctttttttctgttgttttttctggtttaggagtggcttggttctaggaatgtgacagcagtagcccttttcctgaaaaCATCTGAGTGCAGTGATTCTTGAAgagctgactctggcttcagtccactccttgtgaagatCCCCCAAGTTCTTAAATCAGCTTTTTCtcacaatcttcccaaggctgcggtcatccctgttgcttgtgcatcTTTTCCTACCAcattttttccttccagtcaactttctatgaatatattttgacacagcactctgtgaacagccagccctttcagcaatgaccttctgtggcttgCCCTCCTCGTGGAGGGTGAAAGTTtgcttttttcattaatatttaattaatattaagtaatcaaataacaaaaaataaagacattttccaTAACATTCTAATTATTTGAGATGCATCTGTATGCACTGAAATTTCTTGGACTTTGTTAATGTGCTCATATTCAAATTGCCAGTCACAGCATCATTTTTATGTGTTGTACTTTATTtgaaaccattttgttttattggtatatatttatgcatttgtcttgtttatatatatatatatatatatatatatatatatatatatatatatatatatatatatatatatattatatatatattttttttttttttttacacaaaaatgaactaagattaattatatcatataactttttttttaataaattttttgcaCCGAATAAATGAGTTTCGATGAGTGACACCAACTAGCGTTTGTGTTAGTTAGTATAAATTAGTAGGCCTGCATATGTTAATGTAGGTTTATAAAATGTACAACAACCAGAGGTCAGCTATGCTACAAGtaagatgaaatgtaaaaaagtgtTGTGCTGGTAAAAAAGATGAAGGTATATAAGCAGATTTAACATTTCTAAAGTTTCTAAACATGCTTTGCTGTGGCACTTAATGGCAAAATTGTACTGGTCTGCTAGACTTGGTTGAACCAATTTTGAATGTCATTATTCAATGGTATACTATAAATTCATGTATAAAAAAATTTTCTGTTCTCACAACGTTGTGAAAAAAACGATATTTCGTATTacgtcaaaaaaataaaaaacagacatttggccaatataaatatgtatatataaaaaacgttatcacaaccttttttttgtgaactaataaaaaaaaaaaataccggtTGAGGTAAATTACAGACATGGATTTGAATCAGATATCAGTTAGATGGTACAACAACCAGTTTATGCACAAGTAAACAAGTACCAGCTAAAAACTAACACACAGATGCCCATCAAAGCCTTACCAAAAATCAAAAGTACCAGTTAACACCTAAGACCTTGATGCCCATCAAGGTCTTGCTAGGCATGCTAGAAATGTCCAGACAGGTGTTGAGGTaagctggagctaaactcagaAGGAcacggccctccaggactgagtttggacagCCCTGGTTTACACCCAGATGGTGTCCAGATCTTACCAACCGACTCAGGTCACCTCTAACTTACCATGGGgcaaatttactattttttatttttgataagtaaccatattttttttttttagatttcattgtctgaaagtttaaaatgatccaaaaaaaaaaaaaaaaacatctaaaattactTTACTTTTGGCTCTTTTCCCTTATCCTGAGatccacataaataaaaaatggctcaTCTTACTCCACTCTCCCCTACCTCAAGACATTTGTTCAGTTGTAAAGTTTGGTTTTAGTGTGGTGTGATGTCATGATTATGacatggcctggtttcacagacatgTTTTAGGATTATAACCTAGCTGTCAGTTCAATAAGaacatttaagtgattttattttttttttatttttttttttataaaagtgctttagaaaaaaaacactgatgacCATCTTGAGACAAAATGAATGCacagatatattttaagatcagtaagTGCAAGTTCTAATAAGAAGAATGTAACAGGactatgttatttaaaaatatagcctagataaaaatgtcatgtttgtgattttcttttttttttaatttgttaattcaatatttaaaataataggcCTACAAACTAGAAACCGGTAACGTTAATCGACAGCGTCAATcacaaaaattgtattaaataaataaataaataaatagtgtggACGACTTGCAACAGCTGGTCTTAAATCTTTAAACACCATGCACCAGACTTTAGTCTAAAGACTGAAAACACTGATCACAGAATGAACCGGCTCGTGAAACTTGCAGAACTATGGAATGCcaagtctgccaaaataaaaaatatataaatacataaataaatctcTAGTTGCGTTAAAATAAATTGCCTAATAcggctgtcaatcaaactcataaagttacattttatttattttagttttttgagaTGTTATAATAGTTCTCTAGTTGcgttaaaatagatttttctacaaatattatatgtgtataataaACTTGGGGTGGGGTGCCTTTCATAAGTGTGGGCGGGCCTGTGCCCGGGGTCATGCACTAGATCCGCTGtatagagattgctaatgtgtcgtcatcCGCCCTTGAGCTAACTCACAGCCTCATCGTGTCTTTATTAGACATAGAAATATGAAACGCACAATTAGGACAAAAACGGTGTTCATGTAAGGACTATGACGGACAAAGCTGTTTTCTTCTGCTTTTGCCTGTTGCTCAAGAAAGGTAAATGGtactagccttttttttttttttttttagctcgcTCTTAGCTCGCTAAGACTTAATTGTGTTCTTTTAGCAGATGCGCTATAAACTACAGTGTATAGGGCTGGAGCCATATAATTTCTTATAGCACCCAAATTCTTATGGTTGGCTAGTTCGCGGAGGTGTGCATCGGTAATTTATGTTCAGCACATGGATGTTCAGTTTTTTAGTTTGGATTTGAAGCCTCAAGGGACTGACATCGCTACAACTTTTGATTTGTGTTCACAACTTAGATGTTCgctgttgtgtttgtttatgaaataaatataatgctaTGAGTTCTTTATAGGATTGCACAGGCACTGCGTCGCGGAGTACAGTTTGCTTCAGTCTTTGTGTTGATTTTCCCCTCCGCACCTGTGTGATAACAACACACTGCCAAATGCGGAATAAACTCGCCGAACAGGTATCAGGTGCGTGCGGGTCCAACCACACCGCACCCGCGCGGCCCCGCGACAGAATGGAAGTGAAGCGGATTCAGTCAGGACCACACTCCAACATTCAGCAGCAGTCACGTAAACAAACCCGCTCCACGTCTGCCACGCTGGCAGTGTGTCCCCGTGCGTACTTCGGTAGGCATTCAGAGGATTTTTCTAGAATTTGATCGAACGTGGAGCAATTTCACCGGAGCGGGATGAAATAATAGATGAGCTGGGAGCGGATTTGACCACACCCAACACCCTACACccctatgtgtgtgcgtgtgtttgaaGGCCTATGTGTGgatgttatgtatgtatgtatggctatgtgtgtgtgtgttcgtcaactgtttgtgtgtgatggtattatattatcatatatataggGTAGAGTGGGGTAAAAAGCCCCCCTGGGGTACCAGATTGTTCCCTTCACTATTCACTAATTTTCTTGTCAAGGTTACTAAACTTAGTAATTGTTAGTACAAGCAAACAAATCCGTAACTTGTGCATTTTGGATAGTTGCTGGTAGTTGCTAGACAATTACaactgttctgattggttgatgcaTTGCTAGGCAATAGAGATGGACAGATTTGATTTTATAAACTGTCTATGTCTTCATCTCACTGTACATATAACAAACTGACAGTATTTTGTTGGACAGTTATGTCACTTGGTTTCTGTATCTATCAAGTGGCCTTTTCATGGCAAGACATCAGAGACCAGATAGTTTTGC is from Cyprinus carpio isolate SPL01 unplaced genomic scaffold, ASM1834038v1 S000006809, whole genome shotgun sequence and encodes:
- the LOC122144932 gene encoding uncharacterized protein LOC122144932; amino-acid sequence: MSMWSFSLLLISLQCVFGTSSDADDTISVMEDDSVTLHADVYAIKREDQILWRFGPENSRIAEIYKQNMPTYDINERFIDRLEMNIQTGSLTIKNIGIQHSGLYKITIISNGGTSDKRFRVIVCARLPVPNITRDSSQCSSSGSSVSRCSLLCSAVNVSAVTLSWYKGNSLLSSISVSDLSISLSLPLEVEYQEKNTYSCVLNNPIRNQTTHLDITQLCQPCADPTHCCGSAEAVIRLVVSVVVGVATVAVLVDHFRSVSVGPREHTSPSVP